One Desulfatiglans sp. genomic region harbors:
- a CDS encoding GAF domain-containing protein, with product MADSKDDLYHHELKTLLKFSTLINSSLKIETVLDNAMNCAEEFINAEASTIYEKDEEKGDLFIRLARGEKKDPIKNIRVKIGQGIAGHVVKSGTPMVINDVKKEKRFSNSLDILTGFRTRSLVCVPLFIRGKAMGAIQVLNKKSGENFNEQDIEILTSLSQLIAVAIENARLYERLEHDYELTSQDLKSARERLIRTERAAAMGQLVNSVAHEIRNPVMVIGGFARRLKTRFMHDPDAYNYTEIILGETARLERLVKQVHRLAEVQGAELKKVSILPVIDRILKAFKTTAEKQGVIIRISVDKAIPDIDLDESQIYTALTNIFENALDSMMNGGELSLLVQRIENHVIIEVTDTGTGIEDEEIATLYDPFVTSKKTGAGLGLTMVQQIIMNHCGEIKVSSRKNEGTDIEIRLPFN from the coding sequence ATGGCTGACAGCAAGGATGATCTTTATCACCATGAGTTGAAGACCCTTCTCAAATTCAGCACCCTTATCAACTCATCTCTCAAGATAGAGACAGTCCTTGACAATGCCATGAACTGCGCTGAAGAGTTTATAAATGCAGAGGCGAGCACCATCTATGAAAAGGATGAAGAAAAAGGGGATCTTTTTATACGGCTCGCACGTGGCGAAAAGAAAGACCCTATAAAAAATATCCGCGTAAAAATTGGACAGGGCATAGCCGGTCATGTTGTAAAGTCAGGCACACCAATGGTTATAAATGATGTGAAAAAAGAAAAAAGATTCAGTAACAGCCTGGATATTCTGACCGGTTTCAGGACAAGGTCGCTCGTATGTGTCCCTTTATTCATCAGGGGAAAGGCAATGGGCGCTATACAGGTGCTTAACAAAAAGAGCGGTGAGAATTTTAATGAGCAGGACATAGAGATCCTTACCAGCCTCTCACAGCTTATTGCCGTTGCGATAGAAAATGCCCGGCTCTATGAAAGGCTTGAACATGATTATGAACTGACAAGCCAGGACCTGAAGTCTGCACGTGAAAGACTGATCCGCACAGAAAGGGCAGCAGCAATGGGGCAGCTTGTAAACAGTGTTGCACATGAAATAAGAAACCCGGTTATGGTAATCGGAGGCTTTGCCAGGAGACTCAAAACCCGTTTCATGCATGACCCTGATGCATACAACTATACAGAAATCATACTCGGTGAAACAGCGAGGCTTGAGCGGCTGGTAAAGCAGGTGCACAGGCTTGCAGAGGTGCAGGGCGCAGAGCTCAAGAAGGTGAGCATTCTCCCTGTGATTGACCGCATATTAAAGGCATTCAAAACAACAGCAGAAAAACAGGGCGTTATCATCAGGATATCAGTTGATAAGGCCATTCCGGATATTGACCTTGATGAATCACAGATATATACCGCCCTTACCAACATATTTGAAAATGCACTTGACTCTATGATGAATGGCGGTGAGTTGAGTCTTTTAGTACAGAGAATTGAGAACCATGTAATTATTGAGGTGACAGATACCGGCACAGGTATAGAGGATGAGGAGATAGCAACCCTGTATGACCCCTTTGTTACCTCAAAAAAAACAGGCGCCGGCCTCGGGCTTACAATGGTTCAACAGATCATTATGAACCACTGCGGAGAGATAAAGGTTTCAAGCAGAAAAAATGAAGGGACAGATATAGAGATCAGGTTGCCTTTTAATTAA